The Candidatus Saccharibacteria bacterium oral taxon 955 DNA segment TTGATCAGCTCTGGGCGCATAAACTTATCGAGCGCCTCACGTGCGTAGTTGGCGTTACGCTCGTGAATACTGTCAAGCTTTTGATCAGCCTGTCGTACAGAACGAAATCCTAGCTCAGACTCTTTCATCATCTTGTCAGCACCTAGATTGCTCGTCAGGATGATAATAGTGTTACGGAAGCTCACGGCCCGACCTTTGGCGTCAGTCAAAGTTCCCTCCTCGAGAAGTTGTAGTAGTAACTGAAATACATCTGGATGAGCCTTTTCAATTTCATCAAACAACACCACGCTATAAGGCTGACGGCGTACTTTATCGGTCAGCTTTCCGCCGTCCTCGTATCCCACGTAGCCTGCTGGCGCACCGACTAGCCGTGAAGTATTGTGCTTTTCAGCAAATTCACTCATATCGATCTTTATCAGTGCGTCTTCACTACCAAACACTTCACGTGCCAGCACCTTGGCTAGCTCCGTCTTACCGACGCCTGTCGGCCCCATAAACACAAAGCTTCCAATCGGGCGTTTCTGACTCGCCACGCCACTACGAGAGCGTCGAATCGCTCGCGCCACCTTTTGAACGGCCTCTTTTTGGCCGATGATATACTTACCGAGATGTTTTTCCAAGTTAGTCAAGAGTTTGGCCTCAGACGTCTGGACCTTTTCAACCGGAATGTGCGTCATAACAGCAATCGCATGCGCAATATCGTCCTCTGTGAGCACAACGGCATTTTTACCCTCGCGGGCCTCTTTTTCGGCTTCGAGTTTTTCAGAAATTTGACTGATTCGCTGTTTGTATAGGGCCGCTCGCTCATAGTCCTCGCGGCTAACCGCGTCTTCCATTTTTTCGTTAAGGCTCTTGAGTTCTTTTGTCAGCTCACGCTGTCGGCTAGGGCGATGCCCCTGTTTGACGCGTACACGGGCTGCCGCCTCATCCATGACGTCAATTGCCTTATCGGGCATGAAACGATCACTCACATAGCGATCGCTCATATAGACCGCAGAATCAATCACCTCATCGGTAATCGTAACACCGTGATGTTTTTCATAATAACCCTTGAGACCACGAAGAATCGCCACCGTATCTTTCACCGTTGGCTCTTTGACGATCACCGTCTGAAAACGCCTCTCTAGAGCGGTATCTTTTTCGATATGCTTACGATACTCATCAAGCGTAGTTGCACCAATCATGTGCAATTCACCACGCGCTAACGCTGGCTTCAGGATATTTGCCGCATCCATCGAGCCTTCAGCAGCACCAGCGCCAACCAACAGATGGAGCTCATCAATAAATACAATGATATTACCTTGTTTTTTAATTTCTGAAATAACTTTTTTTAGACGGTCTTCAAACTCACCGCGATATTTCGTACCAGCAATCATCGCCGCCATATCTAGCATAATCACACGCTTGTCTAGTAAGTGATCAGGCACCTCCTCGCGGGCGATTCTCTGCGCCAGGCCCTCAACAATCGCTGTTTTACCAACGCCAGGTTCACCTATCAACACAGGGTTGTTTTTGGTACGTCGTGACAATACGGTGATAACTCGCTCACATTCTTTGTCGCGCCCAATCATCGGGTCTAGCTCGCCAGCTACAGCCTTGTTGGTCAGATCAATTCCAAAAGTATTGAGTGCACCACCTCGCACTGCACGCTGCCTCGGCTCGGTCGCAACGTCACCATGCTCCGAACGGTTTCGATCAAAAAGTGATTCAAGTTGCTCCATTATCGCATCGACATCGATGCTCATCTCTCGTAGTAGTGTCGTCGCCCGTGCATTAG contains these protein-coding regions:
- a CDS encoding AAA domain-containing protein; the protein is MMPEDFADFISHLTENARMSVQYADAIARGNGSSYIGTEHLLLGVLAQGSSTGAKYLADAGVTLAGAEQALGIQPSKVTVGTGVIGLSETALLTLRMAWETAKEYNHDTLGTEHILYSVLRQTNARATTLLREMSIDVDAIMEQLESLFDRNRSEHGDVATEPRQRAVRGGALNTFGIDLTNKAVAGELDPMIGRDKECERVITVLSRRTKNNPVLIGEPGVGKTAIVEGLAQRIAREEVPDHLLDKRVIMLDMAAMIAGTKYRGEFEDRLKKVISEIKKQGNIIVFIDELHLLVGAGAAEGSMDAANILKPALARGELHMIGATTLDEYRKHIEKDTALERRFQTVIVKEPTVKDTVAILRGLKGYYEKHHGVTITDEVIDSAVYMSDRYVSDRFMPDKAIDVMDEAAARVRVKQGHRPSRQRELTKELKSLNEKMEDAVSREDYERAALYKQRISQISEKLEAEKEAREGKNAVVLTEDDIAHAIAVMTHIPVEKVQTSEAKLLTNLEKHLGKYIIGQKEAVQKVARAIRRSRSGVASQKRPIGSFVFMGPTGVGKTELAKVLAREVFGSEDALIKIDMSEFAEKHNTSRLVGAPAGYVGYEDGGKLTDKVRRQPYSVVLFDEIEKAHPDVFQLLLQLLEEGTLTDAKGRAVSFRNTIIILTSNLGADKMMKESELGFRSVRQADQKLDSIHERNANYAREALDKFMRPELINRFDGIITFRALTRDEVGKIFDLLIGELRQRLVRKGLGLVVKPSAKKYLIDKGYSAKYGARPLRRVIEDELEHAIAEGVLAGEYEKGVILEVRTNKGKIAIEQQTESTKAASP